Within the Eucalyptus grandis isolate ANBG69807.140 chromosome 1, ASM1654582v1, whole genome shotgun sequence genome, the region ATATAAATCCAAGATCATAGTGATCGTAGTGATCAAAGTGATCAAAGTGGTAATTTATTTGAGATGGAATACTCTGatggaaaaaagcaaaaagagaagattTCTCGGTCATTCGTTCTTATTGCTTGTGACTTATAATGGATAACGGCACAAATAAGAGATTTCCCCTAATGTTCACCTGGCGATTTCATATTATGCTCGCTACCCTCTTCATTGTCTGGCTTGAGGTTCCATTGCCCGAATCATAGTCTACGACGATCTTGCACTTGTAACATGGAAGGTTAGCTGACTTATTTAAGTACGTGGCATTCTATGCTTTAAGTTTAGTGTACACCTTTTGTTCTCGGTAAAAGATGAGATTACAAATCATTAATCATTCTCTAATCTGACTTTTGTCGTTGCCGAGGGAACAAAGATGCAGGCAATTAGATACGGCTGATGTCCACACGATTGCTTGATCCTCACTGCGGAACAACAGCTTGATGTCGCCTCTTTCAGTTTGGAAGCTGAGCAAGAAGTAGCCACGGGCTTCATGAGCTTCTTCCAACATATCCAAAATTCTGTCTGTAAAATTCAAGAGCGTCAGGAGACAAAGTTGCTGTTAGTTCTGTAATTGCCAGGAATTTCAAGGTAAACTGTTGAACTGAATACTTAATAATCATACACTCTTTTGATGTGAGAACCGCTCCCAAATACTTTATTGTGAGACTCAATATCAGCTGCCTGTGTTTCAGATGGACTGATACTAATCTTTGCCTCTTTTGCCCTGAGTGAACACTTGAACATTGGTCAATATACTACATATATGGCACAGAAGACAAGCAACAGGGAGTCACAGTACAGGCATTCTACCAGAAGGTGTGACTACCGGCATTGCAGTCCTGGAATTCAGCAGCTCTTCAGTCTTTTCCAGATAGGAATTTACGATGGTTCTTGATCTGAGTGTTGCGGCTCCTCTTAAACCTGAAGATCAATTGCTGTCCTTCAAAGGGCTAAACATGTTTCCATGTGATAACATTTTTGAGGATAAAGTAGTTATGGAATCATTACATGTTGCAGCTGTGGCTGTTAGTGTGATCATGTCATCTGGCGTTTGGTTTGCAAAACCAGAGTTGATGACAGAGGCAACCTGGTCTCTGGGTGCACCCGCTGACTCCGCAGCTTCTGCACAGACAGCAGCCACCAGACTTGCAGCAAAAGAAAGGACGTTTCCCATGTTATTGTCATAAGCCACCATGCTCCTATTATTGTGCCTGCTGATATCATCTACACCtatgctgctgctgcttgtGATGCCAGCAATTGCTGCAGCCAAACGTGCAACAGATAGGGCAGCATCTACTTTGGCTGTGTGCAATCGAAGCTCCTCTTTCTTCCTGTCCTTGTACCACTTGAGTAGGCTGGCTAAAGGTTTGCCTCTTAACCATCCTTTTACATCCTTCAAGTTTAGCTGGATTAAAAGCAAAGTGTTTAATGCAGTAACCTATTATTACTCcgaaaagataaataattgcTTCACTATCATTACCCTGCTCAGATCAATTGTTGGATGCTTCTTATAGACAGCTGGGTGGGGCCTCTCGACTGCAAATAACATCTGTGAAAGATTCATGCACaacgaaagataaaaaaaagaagaaaaaaagacattAGTTGTTTACTTTAATTTCCCATGCATCTAACATAGACATTGTTGTCTACCCAAGAACGTAGGATTAacatttgaaaatgaactaagGACCATAGAAGGCTCAAAATAATcagttgatttttgtttttatcagcTAGAGTCTGAAATTTCCAAAAACTGCTGCTTCGACGCTTGTTCATGTCTTAGTTCAGATTTCTTATCAGAAAATCTGACACCTTGAGTCCATGGTTGGTGCTAACCATAGTCGAGGAGAGCCAAATATTGATGGAGTTCTCCCATTGCGGTTGCATGCAAAGAAAGTGTTCCAGGTGTGTAAAAGTTCATCACTGATAGAGACAATGAACTCACATACCATGCCCTAAATTTTTCGCGAAGttgaagtttttcaaaattCTGAATAGTATATATTGAAGGGGTTTCATGATATAAACAAACTGACAAAGGATTATACGTTACCCGTAGGCTTGTCACTCTACTGACAATACTTTGTTTGCTTTGACTCCGATTGTTTCCGTTGATTTTAGAGTTTTGTGCATGTTTCCTTGTAGTATGAACATCACAGAGAAAggtactttcttttgtttccacAGTTTCTGATTCTCCATCATGATCTCCTGTTCCACAACCCTCATTTTGCTCCTCATCAGGCTTTCCTTGAGAACAGCTATCCTCTATAGGAATTAACAGATTCTGTGAAAAGAAATCACTGGCATCATTCACGTGATAGAAGgatcatatttgaattttttttcctgctgGATGCAAAGATAAGACCaatgctgaaattttttttgaatgagAAGGACTAGCCCCACACAGAATGATTTGGGTGCTCTCTTTCATGTATTTGTACTCATTTCTAGTAGGAAATGTCCGAAATTTCGTTTCAAATGAGTGTAATGTGGGGAGGTTTCTTACATTTGATGTGAAAATGCTTAGGAAGTCAGAGGCTGCTGGGCTCCATGAGCGAGACAGATACTCCATTGGGCTGCCAAGGACATCCAGAGACTGGCAACAGAATGAAGCTGGCTCTCTTCTTGTGTATCCATTTCTCCCTGTCCAGAATGCATCTGGCAACTCTTGTTGCTGACATAATTTAtggaagagaaatgaaaataaggAAGTGTTGAATTGACTATGCTGTCTGAAAGAAACAAGCTGCCATCAAATTTCAATCTCTGTACTCGACTTACCGTATAAGTTGGTAATCGGTACTGAGTTTTGAGTGTAACTCTTCCTAGCTTATTGCTTCGTACTTCCTCCATTTTAAGGTTAAACTTCTACCAGTAATAAGATTCCATCATTCTTTGACTGTTAACCTTTCAGGTTTGCAACAGGCAACGTCTACCACTTTTTAATGATCCGCGAACGTCTACCACTTCTATAGGGGATTTCCATTTCCACCATGTCCATCTAGTACACCTCCACACGATAGTTGCATTACCATCaggaaaaaatagaaggaaacCCACAAAAGAGAATATGGTAGGTACTGTACCTGATGAGGATTATATGTGAATTCTACATTGTCATGCCTGACATGATTTTGTCAAGCGCTTGATATAGAGTATGGGCAACCAGGAAAGATGTACTCTGCACCAGATGAAACTTCAGTGGAACTAACTATGGCCCAGGGCAAGGTGCAGCTCCACTCTCAGCAGGCCAAAGATATTACTGTGCAGAACCAGTTTTCACCTGATTAACTAGGCTATTTCCCAGTTTAAAATGTGGCCATTAAGGAGGATTTGCTGTAATAAATTATTACATCCACTGGATCCTATTCATACTTTATaaagaagaattaaaaattgGTCTGATACTGACTAGTCTATCTGCTGATGATATCAGATCTAGTCAAGTAGAGTATTAATGAAaacaaatatatgtatatacatatatatatgaaagtgTCGTGTGATCACTTGAACTCTTTGCTGCAGAATTGGAAGCAAAGAAATAAAGGATCAAACAACTGAGGATAAACTGCTCAAAGTGACGGCGCCGAAAAATGCCAGGTGAAGACTATTCCTCAGGAGTCGTCAAATTGGAGAAGTACAACGGAGATATACTGTAAGTGGAATGTCTTGTGCCTAGAAATCCTGCATAAAGCTCCAGCTTTCTTTTATAACAGTGCTTAGGCATTCTAAATGGGGAAGGCATATAAAAGGCACCTGTCAATAAATGAATGGATGCAGCGGGCTTCTCCACCGCTCCTATATCAAAGCAGCATTTTACATTGAAAATCCAACCATGAGAAGATAATTAATTGGTAAGTGAGGATTAGCATTTGAAAAAGGGGATCATGACATTTTTAGAAAGACTCACTATGTCAACTTTGCACAGTTTTCCATCTGAGAGAGAAGTCAGCTTAAATTGGAAAGTGTCATTTCCTGGTTCAAGAAATGCTTGGGACCACCTCAAGAATGAAGATTTACACACTAAACAGACGGACAGCTTGTTATTATTTTGACTATACCAATCTTCGAAGTTCTACACGACTGCCAACTTGTTCAAGCATTGGGATTCATCCAATACACATCTGGGGAAGGCATTTTCTTGTGACTCATGAGCTTCTTCTTGCCCCCTGATGTCCATCATCATCCTCCTTTGAGGTTTGGAATATTCCATATTCTCTTAGGAAGTGTGATCAACCCAAGTGCCGTAAAGACTGGAGAGAATTGGCGGGGATGAGCTCTCTTCCCCTGGCACGAAGAAAACGAGATTGATTGATATCAAAATATGTATTGAGTCCGTAATGGAAGGGTGGACGTGTCCCTAATTGGTTAACTTGTGAATCATCTTTTGTAGGGCATGCCCTGCACGAGGGTCTCTCCATGGACCAAGACAAAACTCCACGTGGCTCTCTCTCTTGTGAATCATCTTTTGTAGGGTATGCCCTGCACGAGGGTCTCTCCATGGACCAAGACAAAACTCCACGTGGTTCTCTCTCTTGTGAATCATCTTTTGTAGGGTATGCCCTGCACGAGGGTCTCTCCATGGACCAAGACAAAACTCCACGTGGTTCTCTCTCTTGTGAATCATCTTTTGTAGGGTATGCCCTGCACGAGGGTCTCTCCATGGACCAAGACAAAACTCCACGTGGCTCTCTCTGTGGCCAAGTGCATAATCCTACATCATCTTCTAAAAGAAGATATGAGCATAGGTCCAGTACTTCCCAGCGGGAGAGTGGCCTCTTTAGTCAACCTTAACCCATAAACCTATGTAACTGTACTTCTACCCGACGAATTGTCTCCTTCTGCATAGAAAGCATTCCAAATTGCCGGGATCGCGATCTTGTGTTCCATCCACTGGGCCTTGGGACGGATGATGCCTCATGACTTTCGTTATCTTCCTCCTCTCAACAGCTAGCTCGCTGttttcacttttaatttttctcctGTCTCGTCACTGCATAGCCTAATTACACGACCCACCACATAAAAGACCGGGTAGATCGGCTCCCTCTTCCACTTCTAAGGTACTAGTAATCAAATATCAGATCTTGCGTTTACAAGAACTATATGTAAGTATAGACGTATATGCATATGTGCACATCTATGcatattaaacattaaaaagTGTGCAAAcagagaggaaaggaaaaagttaGACAAGACTTCTCTtatgagaaaattgtccaaaaaatcctaaatttattgtatttttgtcaatttaatcctaatctttcaattttgccaattaaattctaaaccttttgataatttgtcaattgagtttatccaatcaattttaatcgGAAATCATGAATGTGGCATGTTGGTTATGCCACGTAGGATAGCTAacactatatatatttatatatttaaatgaatttgctttttttttctttttttttgtttggtctttgttttccttttttttctacCAAGTCCAGTGAGCGCCAACTAACCTCTCTAGTCGTAGGCAAGGGTTGGCAAGCAACCCTCGCCAAGcttagaagaaaaaacaaaggaaaaggaaaaaatgaaaagaaaaaaaaaattatttatgttagcaCTAGGCATGTCACATAAAACAATTGGTATCTATGTTAGCTCtttaactaaaattaatcgGATGAACTCAACTAgcaaaacgtgaaaatatttatgactcaattgacataattaaaaagtttatgactaaattagcacaaacataataagttttaaatttttttaacatttttaccATTCCTTTCTCTAGGTATCTGTAGTTGGGAAGGGAGAAGAATAAGTTGAATTGCATTGATTTGTCTATACTTAACCAAgattattgtttttttctatGTGATCAATTCAACAAACTTGCATGACAGCCTTCAAGGTTACAAATTTTGTCCAACTTAGTTTCCCGTCAAATTCGACATTGAAGGTTGGTGAAGTGAACACTTTGACAAAATGTCCAAGTGGGATCGAAGGGTATGTTCTCAAACTCACTAGTTAACCCAACTTCTTTAGGAGCAGTCATATTAGGAAGAAACCAAACGAGATAACTACAAAACTTATTAAATAGGAGATTCCCCATCTAAAAGTTCCAGATACAATTTCAGAGTAGACAGGACCAAGAACGGTATAAGGTGTAGGGTGAGCATGTGAGATCACCCGAACCGAGAACTGCCCGGACTATATCCATCGGTGTGGTCCGGTTCTTGGAAGGATCGGTCTGGTTCCTAGTTCCAAAgggggaaccgaaccggaccaaaccaactcttttttaaaatatatatatactttttaatttcttaaaaatagcaataaaccttaaaaataattttaaaaatctttattttttttttttaattttttaattttttaatttttttttgttacgtGATCGGGTCCATGGGACCCgaccggtcggtccggttcccggttcctaggTGGAACCGACCGAACCAGGAACCCATCACCCCTAACAAGGTGCAAACTACATAAAAGATTCAAAAATCAGTTCACTCTGATGAATGTCAGGGAGTAAATCCACCTTTTTCATATATCTGCAGCTTTCCACATTTTGAAATTAGCAAGAAGTTAATGTTCCAGCTGCTTTGGAACTTACACTGCAAATCATGAACGATATCAAAAGTTTCATTTACATCACCAGGGCTATACATGTGTGGACAGATCTTATGTCCATTGAGGCAAGAACGCTACTCTTGTAGGTTTCCTTGTATTACATCAGAAGAGTCCCTTGGGCAAGACTAATGCACAACAACCATACTTTCTTTAGACCCAGCAATTGCCAAGACCTCAACATTATATCACGTCTTTTCATGCAGTATGTCCAAATTATTCCTTTGGAAAAAGAAGCCTTCTCAAGCGTCCGTTCGGCAAGATATGAACTTTTCCAGAACTCTAGTGCAATAGATCGTTTCATCTGTTCTCAGTACTGAATACAGTCCGTATATAGTAGATGCATGCCCAAAATAACTGGAATCCTGGGTTTTTTCCTGGCCAGAGGCAACCATTGTGCAAGGCTTGAGATATATATACACAGACGAATGCTTCTTGACATCAGAAGATAACTCTGGTCCTGATAGGATGGCGTCCTAAGTCTCCTCCAGCATTTGATCCTTCTTAtggaaaataagataaaacatGAGTGTCAATATTAAGCTCAAACAAAAAATCACCTCAATCCAGTGCTTCTTGGATTTGATCACTCACATTTGGAGCTGTCCAACAAACTCATGAGAAAAAGAGGGTCTGAAAATGCATAACTTCTTTGCCTCACATACTCTGCATCCTGATCTTATTGTCATATTAAAGGTGTTCATTAACATTAGTAGCAAGAGTCGGGCATATACAATGGAATATCTCTCTCCAGGACTCTTTAATAGAAAGAGTCCTCAGTAGCACGAGCCAGACAATGGAACATCTCATCCTTCAATAACAGAACACACCTGAATGACCCATTTTTCCATTCACATCTATCAGGACACTGAAAGTGGCTTTATATTCTCTCCTCAATCTTCTGTATGACCTTCCTAACATTTTttcttctgcagcttctcttccttctctgtcCTCCTAAGCTTAACCTTTTTCATCTTGTCTTGTTTCTCTTTTGCCCCTTCTATATCTGCTTGAATAGCTTTGTCCCTCCTGTCATCTGACAACAAAGCCAACCTAGAAAATTTCTTGGGGCTAATCACTCCAAGCCTCCCAGTTATGTCCTTAAATGCAGGAACTATGCCACGCCTCATGAAACATCCATCAATAAGTTGCATAGAATTGAACTCAGGAAGAGAAGGAGCATCCCTTAACTCCAGGTCCAAGCAAAATGGGGATTCCTTCAACCACATCCTCAGAGAGTGAGCCTTAGCTACGAGAAGCCCGGTCCTGGTCTTACATGGCAGAAATGGAGATCCCATTTCCCACAGAAAAGCCTTCAGAGTGCTGTTAAGAGAAACCAGGTTGTACTCTGCTGTCCCCGTGATCAAAACTACAGATTTTGGGGATTCAGGGTATCCCTGCAAAGATGCATCCTGCAATAGAAAGctctcaaattttttgaatagaCAAACGAAACTTCATAAACACCATAGCAAATATTGGCCATTGTAACTAATCTATAACACTATCCCACATATTATTAGACAGCAACTTCACTGCAACAACGGATATAGTGAGTCTTCTGCAGCCTTCAGAGGTGTTGAAGATAACAGAAACTCTCAAGCCACAATCTTAATtcaagaaggagagagagagtttagtTCTTATATGATTGTTGTTTTATGTGTATTTACAAATAGTTTTCTGTAAAGTGCAGTCTTGTGTCAGATAGTTCAATTTCTGATACTTAaaacaagaacacaaaattGTCAGCGATAATGCACATATTGATAAGTTATGCAAAGCTATGCATGATAAGTTTCAAGTATTATTAACTATCAATCCAAAAGCTATATCTGATGAGTTTGAAGTATCATTAGCTATCATTAACTATATTTCAAGCAGGTGTCAGCAATCTGCTGAAATTACAGTGTCAGCAATCTGCTGAAATTACAATCTATATGCATCAAAGCATGTCTCAGAAAGGCTTCTGaactttatatatatgtttaacAACAGTCCTCTAGAAAAAGCGAAGAATGACTCAGATTCATATTTATATCAGCAtgcacttttcaattttgtataTTGTGAGCTATATAGCAGAAGGCAataaaacagagagagagagagagagtgcctGCATGTTGTCAAGCCATAAAGTAAGACCGACGAGAGCTGAACCTGCAGAAAGCTTTCTAAAATCAGCCCCCCAATCCTTTTCAGCTAGCCTGTATCAAATAGACAATGCGGCAAACTCCCTTCAGAAGAAAGAAATGTAACCAAGTCCAGGCCTGTTGTTCACATGATATCTACATATACAGCACTGGGGAAGATATTCATTAGATTGGTTCAGCCAGAAGTGCTAACCCCAGTATCCAATCACATGTTAATACATAAAACTACATAAACCAAAATACTGGCAACACCTATTAACCTAGTTTTATTCCATGGATGAAAATTAGTTATTGCAAGGACCTGAAAAACAAATTCTTTTGACCTATATGTTTGATGTTGATGGAAAAGGAGATTCTACAAAAAATGATGACTGTACAACGCACCTGAACACATCCTGGCGGTAGACACTTTTCTTAATTGCCAACTGAAAGACCCAGGAAGCAGTGGCACGAAGCTCAAATGCCCACAGAAGATCTTCCAAAGCATTAACAAAATTAAGAGCAGCATTATCTTCCAAAGGATGCAACTTCTCCAGGGCAAGGTCTACCTCTGAAACCAGTGACTTGCCCTTTTCAGTGAGAAGCCTATGAAACAAAAGCAGCCCCAACATACATCTTTAAgttaaaaaaaggggagatcGAAACCTAACATGATCACATTTCACAAGCAAAGATTGATGAAGTAATGATCACCTGATGGGAAGATCAAATCCAGCACATTTCAATGCGTTCAAGAGATTAATGGCTTCACATGCATGCTGGGACAAACTTGCAGCCCTTATGAAGCATGTCCATATTCTGTGGTCAGGCTCCACGCCCTCACTCTTCATTTTATCAAGCTTTTGAATGGCAGCACTGTAGTCACCATTTTTCATGTAAGCATCAATAACTGAACTATATGGCAACGTACTCAGATTCATTCCAGTTACTTTCAAGTTGTCAAGGACTCTTTCAGATTCCTGAGGATGTCCAGAGCTTCCGTAAGAAACCATGAGCAAGTGCATTGTGGCAATTGTTGGTTCTACCCCAGCCTCTTTCATCACTAACAGCAAATTTTCAGCTTTAGAATGATCTCCTGAATCTCTATAGAGTTTCATCATTATGTGATAAAATGAACGATCTAATTTGTACCCTTTCGAACGCAACTCCGTGAAAAGTTCTTCAGCTTGTTCCAAGTGATGCTGCTTGGCAAAGGAAGATATCAAGCTCTTGTATGTGGATAGCTTAGGTTCCAAGCTGAGCCTTCTCATTTCATGCATCAACACTAAACCTTCTTCAGCCCGACGGTCTCTGCAGTACATTACAATCAAAGTATTATATGTCTCTTCATCTGGCTTAAGGCCagcttcttgaattttctgGTACACTTGAACTGTCTTTTTGAAGTCCTCAATCCCTGTGTACAACCTAAGCATAGAATTCCATATTGAAAGATCAGGTTTAAATCCTGCATCTACCATCTCGGACACCATGGCTTCAACATCCCTCACTCTTTTCCCTTTGCATAACAATCCGATCATAATCCTGTAAAGATGCATGGTCGGAAAATAACCCGCTGCCTTCATTCCAGCATATATCTTCTTCACTTCAAATATGTTTCCATCTCGAGCAAAAGCATCAAGCATCAAAATAATAGAACTCTTGCTTATTTTGAAACCCATATCTTGCAACTCCTCAATCAATTTGTAAAGTTCATCCAACCGCCCACCGGTGATCAAAGCTTGCAAGAGACCATTGATGGACTCCATTGTAGGAGCAGGGCCATCTCTCATTAACGTATTGAAAATAGCCCTTGCATGCTCGTAACAACCATTGGCAGCATAAGCATGTATCAATGCATTCCAAACCTTACGATCTACTGAACGTCTCATTCTAAGACCTCCCACCAAACTTTCTGCCTTCTGCCACAGCTTCACAACACCATATGCCTCGATGATACTAACATATATTGAgttatcatcaaataaaatacCTTTTCTTTCTGCCTCATCAACAAAACAATGGGCTGTCTCAGGGAAGCCCATTCTACAATATATAAGCGCCATGATTTCATACAGCCGCTTCGATGGTGCAACACAATAGAACCTCATGTCCGTAATGACCTGAGAAGCTTCAACAAATAGTTCATTGTCTAAACAGCATTGAACCAAGGACTCGTAAAAGATATTACTTCTACTGAATGAACCATATGCACTAGTTTTACTATACTCTTCCAGGGCAGCATCTAGTTTGCCTGCCTTGCAAAGCATAACCACCAGTGCTTCACTAATCAGTGCGTTGGATCCAGCACGCTCCCTCAAAAATTCAAGCAAGTTTAAACCCTCTGAATGCCTGCCTGATGAGCTATATGAACTCAATATAGACAATAGATCATTGCGATCCAATTGATTCCCACTAGCAATTGCTAATCGTAACACAGTAGCAGCATGATCATAGCATTCCCCCCTCACGAGAGCTGAACAAATGACTGATGGTTCCATACTGCACAATTCTTCCATATCTTTGACTAACTTGTCGATATTGTCCACATCATTCTCTTTCCTAAGACCACGCAGCATAACCTCATAAAGGGCATGATCAGGCCTGAAATTACCAGATAGCATTTCCTGGTACAATGCCATTGCCTTCTTCATCTCATTGAACCTGAAGAGTATGTCCAACATAACTGAATACGCAAGATGATCAGGTTTTATCCCGGCCCTACGCATGCAGTTGAAGGTTTCTTCAGCCTCGACACGCTTCCCTGCCTTGGCATAGGCACATATTAGGGCACTATACGTGCGCAAAGTGGGTTTAATCCCGGCATCCAACATCTGTGTCATAACATTTGCAGCTTCtgttattttatttgcttttccaaGTAAATCAATGAGAACAGTGAAAGTAACAGCATCAGGGTTCCGGCCAAGCAATTTCATGTCTTCATAGACTTGCAAGGCCAGATCAGTCCGGCCCTGCTTACCATACATGTGGATGATCGTGTTGTACGTCATTTCATCTCTCCCAAACCCTTTCTTCACCATTTCTTCACAAATCTCCTTGACCTTCTCAACTTTCCCTTCTCTTGCAAATGCATACAACAAAGAGTTATACGTCACTGCATCAGGGAAAAACCCCTTGGACTCCAGTTCCTTAAACAGCTGTTCAGCCTTACCTGATTGTCCACATCGACCAAACACTGATATCATGGCATTGTAAGTCCACAAATCAGGTTGACAATTATGGGCCTCCATGTCATCATACACTTTCATTGCCTCCTCCAAATTAGACCCACGAGAACACGAACTTATAAGAGTGTTGTAAGTTATTATGTCAGGCCGAAGACCGGACCTCCTCACCTCACCTAAAAGCTCAACAGCTAAACCAGGCACCATGGAATTAGACCTCAAGCGGGCATTCACCAAAGTATTGAAGCTCACAAGATCCGGCTCGCAACCTCGTTCGCGCATTAAATCAAGCAGTTCCTGGACCTTAGCAAACCTCCCATTCCGAGCATACACGCCCATCATTGCATTATAAACCTGAACAGTATCACCCACAGAATTCTCGGCCCTGGTGAAAATCTCGACAGCTAACGCCTCTTGGTTAGCCTTTCCCAGCACCGACAAGATGGTGGCGAGCATTCGAGCGTTGGGCGAATACCAATGCCGCAAATTCAGCCATTCATACACCTCCAACGCACGTTGCCAGTTGCATTGACCGACCCATTTGACCACGAAGCAAAAGTCAGTGGGAGTCATCTGAACCGGTCGCTCATCCAAGACATCCGCCACGAACTCCTCGGGCTTCAAAGCAAGTATTCGGTCAGTGTAGAATTTGACCCTCTCTCTCCAGTCTTTGGCCCTCTTGAGAGCcaacttgttcatcttcttGATCTTGTTCCTGCTGGGACGGCCTAACCCGTCCTGCAAGAGAGGCTCTTCTTCGTTCACGTCCAAGCGCTCCACCATATCCAAActccgcctctcctcctccccctcaaCATGCTCGAAATTGGGTTTGTCGGTCGCAGGAGAGAGCGAAGGCGGAGCGACCAAGAACTGAGAACGAGGGGCTAAACTCTCGGGGAGCTTGAGGTGGGGCCATCTCACGGACGGGGAAGCTCGGCTGTAGGTGAACTTGGGAGGGTCGTCGTCGGCTTGGTCAGCGTCGGTAGCGAAGGAAGAGgttgaagaagagcaagaaacaaattGGGTCTTGGAAGTGGAATCGAAGCGGGTTGCGGAGGATGACGGCGACGCGAAAATCAGGAGGCCAGTGCAA harbors:
- the LOC104450263 gene encoding pentatricopeptide repeat-containing protein At3g18110, chloroplastic, with protein sequence MGTAAACTGLLIFASPSSSATRFDSTSKTQFVSCSSSTSSFATDADQADDDPPKFTYSRASPSVRWPHLKLPESLAPRSQFLVAPPSLSPATDKPNFEHVEGEEERRSLDMVERLDVNEEEPLLQDGLGRPSRNKIKKMNKLALKRAKDWRERVKFYTDRILALKPEEFVADVLDERPVQMTPTDFCFVVKWVGQCNWQRALEVYEWLNLRHWYSPNARMLATILSVLGKANQEALAVEIFTRAENSVGDTVQVYNAMMGVYARNGRFAKVQELLDLMRERGCEPDLVSFNTLVNARLRSNSMVPGLAVELLGEVRRSGLRPDIITYNTLISSCSRGSNLEEAMKVYDDMEAHNCQPDLWTYNAMISVFGRCGQSGKAEQLFKELESKGFFPDAVTYNSLLYAFAREGKVEKVKEICEEMVKKGFGRDEMTYNTIIHMYGKQGRTDLALQVYEDMKLLGRNPDAVTFTVLIDLLGKANKITEAANVMTQMLDAGIKPTLRTYSALICAYAKAGKRVEAEETFNCMRRAGIKPDHLAYSVMLDILFRFNEMKKAMALYQEMLSGNFRPDHALYEVMLRGLRKENDVDNIDKLVKDMEELCSMEPSVICSALVRGECYDHAATVLRLAIASGNQLDRNDLLSILSSYSSSGRHSEGLNLLEFLRERAGSNALISEALVVMLCKAGKLDAALEEYSKTSAYGSFSRSNIFYESLVQCCLDNELFVEASQVITDMRFYCVAPSKRLYEIMALIYCRMGFPETAHCFVDEAERKGILFDDNSIYVSIIEAYGVVKLWQKAESLVGGLRMRRSVDRKVWNALIHAYAANGCYEHARAIFNTLMRDGPAPTMESINGLLQALITGGRLDELYKLIEELQDMGFKISKSSIILMLDAFARDGNIFEVKKIYAGMKAAGYFPTMHLYRIMIGLLCKGKRVRDVEAMVSEMVDAGFKPDLSIWNSMLRLYTGIEDFKKTVQVYQKIQEAGLKPDEETYNTLIVMYCRDRRAEEGLVLMHEMRRLSLEPKLSTYKSLISSFAKQHHLEQAEELFTELRSKGYKLDRSFYHIMMKLYRDSGDHSKAENLLLVMKEAGVEPTIATMHLLMVSYGSSGHPQESERVLDNLKVTGMNLSTLPYSSVIDAYMKNGDYSAAIQKLDKMKSEGVEPDHRIWTCFIRAASLSQHACEAINLLNALKCAGFDLPIRLLTEKGKSLVSEVDLALEKLHPLEDNAALNFVNALEDLLWAFELRATASWVFQLAIKKSVYRQDVFRLAEKDWGADFRKLSAGSALVGLTLWLDNMQDASLQGYPESPKSVVLITGTAEYNLVSLNSTLKAFLWEMGSPFLPCKTRTGLLVAKAHSLRMWLKESPFCLDLELRDAPSLPEFNSMQLIDGCFMRRGIVPAFKDITGRLGVISPKKFSRLALLSDDRRDKAIQADIEGAKEKQDKMKKVKLRRTEKEEKLQKKKC
- the LOC104415770 gene encoding VAN3-binding protein-like, yielding MEEVRSNKLGRVTLKTQYRLPTYTQQELPDAFWTGRNGYTRREPASFCCQSLDVLGSPMEYLSRSWSPAASDFLSIFTSNNLLIPIEDSCSQGKPDEEQNEGCGTGDHDGESETVETKEIERPHPAVYKKHPTIDLSRLNLKDVKGWLRGKPLASLLKWYKDRKKEELRLHTAKVDAALSVARLAAAIAGITSSSSIGVDDISRHNNRSMVAYDNNMGNVLSFAASLVAAVCAEAAESAGAPRDQVASVINSGFANQTPDDMITLTATAATCLRGAATLRSRTIVNSYLEKTEELLNSRTAMPVVTPSGQKRQRLVSVHLKHRQLILSLTIKYLGAVLTSKEYRILDMLEEAHEARGYFLLSFQTERGDIKLLFRSEDQAIVWTSAVSNCLHLCSLGNDKSQIRE